Proteins encoded in a region of the Streptomyces sp. NBC_01471 genome:
- a CDS encoding XdhC family protein has protein sequence MLDIAADLSQWAGQGRDFAVATVVSVTGSAPRPPGSALAVDASGQVIGSVSGGCVEGAVYELCVEALRDGVVRRERFGYSDDDAFAVGLTCGGTVEVHVVPVRADAPSRTTVERALAAAVRGEPVALARILDGPAELVDSGAVLMVRPDGSDEGALGSVDDSGLAAQARALLDLGRTGECVVPESSARCGGDVTLFVESSVPPARMIVFGAVDFAGALVRVGKLLGFHVTLCDARGVFATPARFPEADEVVVEWPDRYLRDTVTDERTVLCVLTHDSKFDVPLLEVALRLPVAYVGAMGSRRTHEDRLRKLREAGVGESELARLCSPIGLDTGGRTPEETAVSIGAEIVAVLRGGDGAPLSRGGGPIHRPGRA, from the coding sequence ATGCTTGATATCGCCGCCGACCTGAGCCAATGGGCCGGGCAGGGAAGGGACTTCGCGGTCGCCACCGTCGTCTCGGTGACCGGCAGCGCGCCCCGTCCGCCCGGCTCGGCCCTCGCCGTGGACGCCTCGGGGCAGGTCATCGGCTCGGTCTCCGGCGGGTGCGTCGAGGGCGCCGTGTACGAGCTGTGCGTCGAGGCACTGCGCGACGGGGTGGTACGCCGCGAGCGGTTCGGGTACAGCGACGACGACGCGTTCGCCGTCGGGCTCACCTGCGGCGGGACGGTGGAGGTGCACGTCGTTCCGGTCCGCGCGGACGCGCCGTCCCGTACGACGGTGGAGAGGGCGCTGGCTGCCGCGGTGCGCGGCGAGCCGGTGGCGCTGGCCCGGATCCTCGACGGCCCCGCCGAACTCGTCGATAGTGGAGCGGTGTTGATGGTGCGGCCCGACGGGTCGGATGAGGGGGCGCTCGGCTCGGTGGACGACTCCGGGCTCGCCGCGCAGGCCCGGGCACTGCTCGACCTCGGGCGGACCGGGGAGTGTGTGGTGCCGGAGAGTTCGGCTCGGTGCGGCGGCGACGTCACCCTGTTCGTCGAGTCCAGCGTGCCGCCCGCGCGGATGATCGTGTTCGGAGCGGTGGACTTCGCGGGGGCGCTGGTGCGGGTGGGCAAACTGCTCGGCTTCCACGTGACCCTCTGCGACGCTCGCGGTGTCTTCGCGACACCGGCCCGGTTCCCCGAGGCGGACGAGGTGGTGGTGGAGTGGCCGGACCGCTATCTGCGCGACACCGTCACGGACGAGCGGACCGTGCTGTGCGTGCTCACGCACGACTCCAAGTTCGACGTGCCGCTGCTGGAGGTCGCCCTGCGGCTGCCGGTCGCCTACGTCGGTGCGATGGGCTCGCGCCGCACCCATGAGGACCGGCTCCGCAAACTTCGGGAGGCCGGGGTGGGGGAGAGCGAGCTTGCACGGCTGTGCTCCCCCATCGGCCTGGACACCGGCGGCCGCACACCGGAGGAGACGGCTGTCTCCATCGGCGCCGAGATCGTCGCGGTCCTCCGGGGCGGCGACGGGGCACCGCTGAGCCGTGGCGGGGGGCCGATCCATCGCCCGGGCCGTGCGTGA
- a CDS encoding cytochrome P450: MVTTTPSQSPFVDPAELVADPYSAYSRLREAGPVHRITGTDGLPAWVVTRYDDVRQALADPRLSLDKRNAAPGGYHGLALPPALDANLLNMDPPDHTRIRRLVSRAFTPRHIARLRGPIRETADSLLDAIEPYGHADLIASYAAPLPITVICDLLGVAPHDRHDFRSWTDALVAPDPAQPHRAKESVRSMLAFFTRLIADKHASPADDLLSSLIAVRDDADRLSEDELMSLAFLILVAGYENTVHLIGNSTLALLSHPDQLSAVRADPGRLGGAVEELARYDGPVPLAIRRFPTEDITIGGVGIPAGETVLLSLAAAHRDPHRFTEPDRLDIGRDAAGHLALGHGIHYCLGAPLARMETEVALAALLDRFPDLALDVAPDVLRWRPSMRSRGLLGLPVRF; this comes from the coding sequence ATGGTCACCACAACGCCCAGTCAGTCCCCCTTCGTTGATCCGGCAGAGCTGGTCGCGGACCCGTACTCGGCGTACTCCCGCCTTCGCGAGGCCGGGCCCGTCCACCGCATCACCGGAACGGACGGGCTTCCGGCCTGGGTGGTCACGCGCTACGACGACGTACGCCAGGCCCTCGCCGATCCCCGGCTCTCTCTCGACAAGCGCAATGCGGCGCCCGGCGGCTACCACGGGCTCGCGCTGCCGCCGGCGCTGGACGCGAACCTGCTGAACATGGACCCGCCGGACCACACCCGCATCCGGCGCCTGGTGTCCCGGGCGTTCACCCCGCGCCACATCGCCCGCCTGCGCGGACCCATCAGGGAAACCGCCGACTCACTGCTCGACGCCATCGAACCGTACGGTCACGCCGACCTGATCGCCTCGTACGCCGCACCGCTGCCGATCACCGTGATCTGTGACCTGCTCGGTGTGGCTCCGCACGATCGCCATGACTTCCGTTCCTGGACCGACGCCCTGGTCGCCCCGGACCCGGCGCAACCGCACCGGGCGAAGGAATCCGTCCGCAGCATGCTGGCCTTCTTCACCCGGCTCATCGCCGACAAGCACGCTTCACCCGCAGACGACCTGCTCTCGTCCCTGATCGCCGTACGCGACGACGCGGACCGGCTGAGCGAGGACGAGCTCATGTCGCTGGCCTTCCTGATCCTGGTCGCCGGGTACGAGAACACCGTGCACCTGATCGGCAACTCCACCCTGGCCCTGCTCAGCCATCCCGACCAGCTGAGCGCGGTCCGCGCCGATCCCGGACGGCTGGGCGGCGCGGTCGAGGAACTGGCCCGCTACGACGGTCCCGTGCCCCTGGCCATCCGGCGCTTCCCCACCGAGGACATCACCATCGGAGGGGTCGGCATCCCGGCCGGTGAGACCGTCCTGTTGTCCCTGGCCGCCGCGCACCGCGACCCGCATCGCTTCACCGAGCCGGACCGGCTCGACATCGGCCGTGACGCCGCCGGTCATCTCGCCCTCGGTCACGGCATCCACTACTGCCTCGGCGCACCGCTGGCCCGGATGGAGACCGAGGTCGCTCTCGCCGCGCTCCTCGACCGTTTCCCGGACCTGGCCCTCGACGTCGCTCCGGACGTACTGCGGTGGCGCCCGTCCATGCGCTCCCGCGGGCTGCTCGGCCTGCCGGTGCGCTTCTGA
- a CDS encoding PQQ-binding-like beta-propeller repeat protein produces the protein MSLRGGDPAEIGGYPLEARLGSGGMGTVFLARTSSGRPVAIKLIHQQFAADDEFRIRFRQEVAAARRVSGAFTAAVVDAAPEADQPWMATAYIEGHTLAQRIATEGPLNGAELRKLAIGLAEALRDIHRVGVVHRDLKPSNVVLSPEGPRVIDFGISRAVDQQTLTMTGRVIGTPPFMSPEQLQAPRGVGPRSDVFSLGTLLVYASTGHGPFDADSPYMTAYQVVHEEPSLGVVPVTLRAVVESCLAKEPEGRPSADELLVLLRDLPADLGGTDTNGAGAGRTRDMITQHHFATPATPAPTVPPTDPLTAPTTAPAGPDTGSTGVPIARRLRRRWRPVVAAAVAVAAIGGGATALKAGGFGGSSGGHKDHSVAVPGAALPLPDGFEPWRKTVLGGRKDIPDELRCVARDDALFCGGGGVVATRIRARDGSRVWTANSPGVPVEGMHLVGATDDTVLGYRFAAQNDPQASPREVVAIDANNGRELWSAPSGGQSQAVTGRSQDALVAGSAVVTVNASNSRFEAREAHSGNVTWTTPFPAGTQCAPVGVGPRLFAMCATNAEVNALEVSHPTLYPVDRASGTLGRPIAVNGPAVPMGVADGRLVLLQEHMEGPALAGYDGVARVDPASRKVTYSRLARTYAGTPGMADGTLYVSGQTGLVTALDPGTGRQRWARQTSVEGASGPVSGAGALYFSSATGRVVALSPYDGKPLWTTDPQADGLTGEQGASPRVTVVGRAVVVAAAKNSLFAFDALKPPKAG, from the coding sequence GTGTCGCTGCGCGGAGGCGATCCAGCGGAGATCGGCGGTTATCCGCTTGAGGCGCGGCTCGGTTCGGGTGGCATGGGCACGGTCTTCCTGGCCCGTACGAGTTCGGGGCGGCCTGTCGCGATCAAACTGATCCACCAGCAGTTCGCGGCGGACGACGAGTTCCGCATCCGCTTCCGGCAGGAGGTGGCGGCGGCGAGGCGGGTGAGCGGCGCGTTCACCGCCGCCGTGGTCGACGCCGCCCCTGAGGCCGACCAGCCGTGGATGGCGACGGCCTACATCGAGGGGCACACGCTCGCCCAGCGCATCGCCACCGAGGGCCCGCTGAACGGAGCGGAGCTGCGGAAGCTCGCCATCGGGCTGGCGGAGGCGCTGCGCGACATCCACCGGGTGGGGGTCGTCCACCGTGACCTGAAGCCCTCGAACGTCGTGCTCTCGCCCGAGGGTCCGCGCGTCATCGACTTCGGCATTTCGCGCGCCGTCGACCAGCAGACGCTGACGATGACGGGGCGGGTCATCGGTACGCCGCCCTTCATGTCGCCGGAGCAGTTGCAGGCGCCGCGTGGTGTGGGGCCGCGGTCCGATGTCTTCTCGCTGGGGACCCTGCTGGTGTACGCGTCCACGGGCCACGGGCCCTTCGACGCGGACAGCCCGTACATGACGGCCTATCAGGTGGTGCACGAGGAGCCGTCACTGGGTGTCGTTCCGGTGACTCTGCGTGCGGTCGTCGAGTCGTGCCTGGCCAAGGAGCCGGAGGGGCGCCCCTCGGCGGACGAACTCCTCGTGCTGCTGCGGGACCTGCCTGCCGACCTCGGCGGGACCGACACGAACGGGGCCGGCGCGGGACGCACCCGCGACATGATCACCCAGCACCACTTCGCGACGCCGGCCACCCCGGCGCCGACCGTCCCGCCGACCGACCCGCTCACTGCCCCGACCACTGCCCCGGCCGGTCCCGACACGGGGAGCACCGGCGTCCCCATCGCCCGCCGTCTGCGTCGCCGGTGGCGGCCCGTGGTCGCGGCCGCGGTCGCGGTGGCGGCGATCGGCGGGGGAGCCACCGCGCTGAAGGCGGGCGGCTTCGGGGGGAGCAGCGGCGGCCACAAGGACCACAGCGTCGCGGTGCCGGGAGCCGCACTTCCACTTCCGGACGGGTTCGAGCCGTGGCGCAAGACTGTGCTGGGCGGTCGTAAGGACATCCCCGACGAGCTGCGTTGCGTCGCGCGCGACGACGCGCTGTTCTGCGGGGGCGGCGGTGTGGTAGCGACCCGTATCAGGGCCCGGGACGGCTCGCGGGTGTGGACGGCGAACAGTCCGGGCGTCCCTGTCGAGGGCATGCACCTGGTCGGAGCCACCGACGACACGGTGCTCGGTTACCGCTTCGCCGCCCAGAACGATCCGCAGGCCTCTCCCCGCGAGGTGGTGGCCATCGACGCGAACAACGGCCGGGAGCTGTGGTCCGCGCCGTCCGGCGGCCAGTCGCAGGCCGTCACGGGCCGGAGCCAGGACGCCCTGGTGGCCGGCTCCGCCGTCGTGACGGTCAATGCTTCCAACTCCCGCTTCGAGGCCCGGGAGGCGCACAGTGGCAACGTCACCTGGACGACGCCGTTCCCCGCGGGCACGCAGTGTGCTCCCGTCGGGGTGGGCCCACGGCTCTTCGCGATGTGCGCGACGAATGCGGAGGTGAATGCCCTGGAGGTGAGCCACCCCACCCTCTACCCGGTCGACCGCGCCTCGGGGACCCTGGGCAGGCCCATCGCGGTCAACGGCCCCGCCGTGCCGATGGGCGTCGCCGACGGCAGGCTCGTACTCCTTCAGGAGCACATGGAGGGACCGGCGCTGGCCGGTTACGACGGGGTGGCGCGGGTCGACCCGGCCTCACGGAAGGTGACGTACTCCCGGCTGGCCAGGACGTACGCGGGGACGCCCGGCATGGCGGACGGCACCCTCTACGTGAGCGGGCAGACCGGTCTCGTCACGGCGCTCGACCCCGGGACCGGCCGGCAGCGGTGGGCGCGGCAGACAAGCGTGGAGGGCGCGTCGGGACCCGTGAGCGGAGCCGGCGCGCTGTATTTCAGCTCGGCCACCGGCCGGGTGGTCGCGCTGTCGCCGTACGACGGCAAGCCCCTGTGGACCACAGATCCGCAGGCCGACGGTTTGACGGGCGAGCAGGGCGCAAGCCCGCGCGTGACCGTCGTGGGGCGTGCGGTGGTCGTGGCCGCGGCCAAGAACTCTCTCTTCGCCTTCGACGCGCTGAAGCCGCCGAAGGCGGGCTGA